The following are from one region of the Streptomyces tuirus genome:
- a CDS encoding DNA gyrase/topoisomerase IV subunit B, which yields MTAETSVPSTALLAGADRDGSNYTARHLLVLEGLEAVRKRPGMYIGSTDSRGLMHCVWEIIDNSVDEALGGYCDHIEVILHDDGSVEVRDNGRGIPIDVEPKTGLSGVEVVMTKLHAGGKFGGGSYAASGGLHGVGASVVNALSARLDVEVDRGGHTHAISFRRGVPGAFAGNGPEAKFEAKSGLRKAKKIPKSRTGTRVRYWADRQIFLKDAKLNLETLHQRARQTAFLVPGLTIVVRDEYGLGEGGSKGEESFRFDGGISEFCEYLANDKPVCDVLRFSGQGTFKETVPVLDEHGQMTPTQVTRELDVDVAMRWGTGYDTTLKSFVNIIATPKGGTHVAGFEQAVTATMNEVLRAKKLLRVAEDDIVKDDALEGLTAVVTVRLAEPQFEGQTKEVLGTSAARRIVNTVISRELKAFLTSTKRDAAQQARVVMEKAVAAARTRIAARQHKDAQRRKTALESSSLPAKLADCRSDDVDRSELFIVEGDSALGTAKLARNSEFQALLPIRGKILNVQKSSVTDMLKNAECGAIIQVIGAGSGRTFDIDTARYGKIIMMTDADVDGSHIRTLLLTLFHRYMRPMVEAGRVFAAVPPLHRIEIVQPKKGQDMYVYTYSDRELRDKLMEFQTKGIRYKDSIQRYKGLGEMDADQLAETTMDPRHRTLRRINLSDLESAEQVFDLLMGNDVAPRKEFISNSAATLDRSRIDA from the coding sequence CCGCGCGGCACCTGCTCGTCCTCGAGGGGCTCGAGGCCGTACGCAAGCGCCCGGGTATGTACATCGGCTCGACCGACAGCCGTGGCCTGATGCACTGCGTCTGGGAGATCATCGACAACTCCGTCGACGAGGCCCTGGGCGGGTACTGCGACCACATCGAGGTGATCCTCCACGACGACGGCTCGGTCGAGGTCCGGGACAACGGCCGGGGCATCCCGATCGACGTCGAGCCCAAGACCGGCCTGTCCGGTGTCGAGGTCGTCATGACCAAGCTGCACGCCGGCGGCAAGTTCGGAGGTGGCTCCTACGCCGCCTCCGGCGGTCTGCACGGCGTCGGCGCCTCCGTGGTGAACGCCCTGTCCGCCCGGCTGGACGTCGAGGTGGACCGCGGTGGCCACACGCACGCGATCAGCTTCCGGCGCGGTGTCCCCGGCGCCTTCGCCGGCAATGGCCCGGAGGCCAAGTTCGAGGCCAAGAGTGGGCTGCGCAAGGCCAAGAAGATCCCGAAGAGCCGTACCGGCACGCGCGTGCGGTACTGGGCCGACCGCCAGATCTTCCTCAAGGACGCCAAGCTCAATCTGGAGACGCTGCACCAGCGCGCCCGCCAGACCGCGTTCCTGGTGCCCGGTCTGACCATCGTGGTGCGCGACGAATACGGGCTCGGCGAGGGTGGCAGCAAGGGCGAGGAGTCCTTCCGCTTCGACGGCGGGATCAGCGAGTTCTGCGAGTACCTGGCCAACGACAAACCGGTCTGCGACGTCCTCCGCTTCTCCGGGCAGGGCACCTTCAAGGAAACCGTCCCGGTGCTGGACGAGCACGGTCAGATGACCCCCACCCAGGTCACCCGTGAGCTCGACGTCGACGTGGCGATGCGCTGGGGCACGGGGTACGACACGACCCTGAAGTCGTTCGTGAACATCATCGCCACGCCCAAGGGCGGCACCCATGTCGCCGGCTTCGAGCAGGCCGTGACCGCCACGATGAACGAGGTCCTCCGCGCCAAGAAGCTGCTGCGCGTCGCCGAGGACGACATCGTCAAGGACGACGCCCTGGAGGGTCTGACGGCGGTCGTCACCGTGCGCCTGGCCGAGCCGCAGTTCGAGGGGCAGACCAAGGAGGTCCTCGGAACCTCGGCGGCCCGTCGCATCGTGAACACGGTGATCTCCAGGGAACTCAAGGCGTTCCTGACGTCCACGAAGCGGGACGCCGCCCAGCAGGCCCGTGTCGTGATGGAGAAGGCCGTCGCCGCGGCCCGGACGCGCATCGCCGCCCGGCAGCACAAGGACGCGCAGCGGCGCAAGACGGCCCTGGAGTCCTCCTCGCTGCCCGCCAAGCTGGCCGACTGCCGCAGCGACGACGTCGACCGCAGCGAGCTGTTCATCGTCGAGGGTGACTCCGCGCTCGGCACGGCGAAGCTCGCCCGGAACTCCGAGTTCCAGGCGTTGCTGCCGATCCGGGGCAAGATCCTCAACGTCCAGAAGTCGTCCGTGACGGACATGCTGAAGAACGCCGAGTGCGGCGCGATCATCCAGGTCATAGGAGCCGGCTCGGGCCGGACCTTCGACATCGACACCGCCCGCTACGGCAAGATCATCATGATGACCGACGCCGACGTCGACGGCTCGCACATCCGCACGCTGCTGCTGACGCTGTTCCACCGCTACATGCGGCCCATGGTCGAGGCCGGCCGGGTCTTCGCGGCGGTGCCGCCGCTGCACCGCATCGAGATCGTCCAGCCGAAGAAGGGCCAGGACATGTACGTCTACACGTACTCGGACCGCGAACTGCGCGACAAGCTCATGGAGTTCCAGACCAAGGGCATCCGCTACAAGGACTCGATCCAGCGCTACAAGGGCCTCGGCGAGATGGACGCCGACCAGCTGGCCGAGACGACGATGGACCCGCGTCACCGCACCCTGCGCCGGATCAACCTCTCCGACCTGGAGTCCGCCGAGCAGGTCTTCGACCTGCTGATGGGTAACGACGTGGCGCCGCGCAAGGAGTTCATCTCCAACTCGGCGGCGACGCTGGATCGGTCGCGGATCGACGCGTAG
- a CDS encoding DUF485 domain-containing protein — MQRSKGRPRGGGAGQESWVEPLDGHDPVPAEEAGQLRYDDPWYDALASGWGEWAGDGTQGPSVVPPARAGAAAADVYLEVQRSAAFQEVRRRYRRFVVPAFVAFFAWYLGYVVAATTVPDLMARPVAGAVNVAMAAGLGQFLSTFLLTWAYARHARLRRDRAALELRWDTQELTRGMNGGTS, encoded by the coding sequence ATGCAGCGAAGCAAGGGCCGTCCCCGTGGCGGCGGGGCCGGCCAGGAGAGTTGGGTCGAGCCTCTCGACGGTCATGACCCGGTCCCGGCCGAGGAGGCCGGACAGCTCAGGTACGACGATCCCTGGTACGACGCCCTCGCCTCCGGGTGGGGTGAGTGGGCCGGTGACGGGACGCAGGGCCCCTCGGTGGTTCCGCCGGCACGGGCGGGGGCCGCCGCGGCCGATGTGTACCTGGAAGTGCAGCGCAGTGCGGCCTTCCAGGAGGTGCGCAGGCGGTACCGGAGGTTCGTGGTGCCTGCGTTCGTGGCCTTCTTCGCCTGGTACCTGGGCTACGTCGTGGCCGCCACGACCGTGCCGGATCTGATGGCACGGCCCGTGGCGGGAGCGGTGAACGTGGCGATGGCGGCGGGACTCGGACAGTTCCTGTCCACGTTCCTGCTCACCTGGGCGTACGCGCGGCATGCGCGGCTTCGCAGGGACCGGGCCGCGCTCGAACTGCGGTGGGACACACAAGAACTGACGCGCGGCATGAACGGTGGTACGTCGTGA
- a CDS encoding sucrase ferredoxin: protein MSTCSSVSRDFDEPVSGTAATARTWLLIEQPGPWGAKALTSSHLDPALGRALEAAAKDTGVRIALIRRPGRHADRRMPTTRRVYVAHVVPGNVWLHSASTSDPGQLLDLDFAALGRGDHRMFDALLGGRPHDGDPLALVCTNGKRDRCCALLGRPLAAELATSGVEGVWEVTHLGGHRFSPTVLVLPYGYAYGRAEAHSLKEVLHGAREGRIVVEGCRGSSAWERPGQAAELAVRARTGECTAEALSIVRTVGSAPRWEVTVAHTDGRRWQVDVAQGAAQPARPESCGASVLGSPARMDVVAVREVRMAAALAG, encoded by the coding sequence CGGGACTTCGACGAGCCCGTTTCGGGAACCGCGGCCACCGCGAGGACCTGGCTGTTGATCGAACAGCCCGGTCCGTGGGGTGCCAAGGCGCTCACTTCGAGCCACCTGGACCCCGCCCTGGGACGTGCGCTGGAGGCCGCCGCAAAGGACACGGGCGTACGGATCGCGCTCATCCGCCGCCCCGGGCGCCACGCGGACCGCCGCATGCCCACCACACGCCGCGTGTACGTCGCGCACGTCGTGCCGGGAAACGTGTGGCTGCACAGCGCCTCGACCTCGGACCCGGGACAGCTCCTCGACCTCGACTTCGCCGCGCTCGGCCGGGGCGACCACCGCATGTTCGACGCGCTGCTCGGCGGCCGGCCCCACGACGGCGACCCGCTCGCCCTGGTCTGCACCAACGGCAAGCGCGACCGCTGCTGCGCCCTCCTCGGCAGGCCCCTCGCGGCCGAGCTGGCGACGTCCGGGGTCGAGGGCGTCTGGGAGGTCACCCATCTGGGTGGTCACCGCTTCTCCCCCACGGTGCTCGTGCTGCCGTACGGATACGCGTACGGCCGGGCCGAGGCCCACTCCCTCAAGGAGGTCCTGCACGGCGCCCGGGAGGGGCGGATCGTCGTGGAGGGGTGCCGGGGCAGCTCCGCCTGGGAACGGCCCGGTCAGGCCGCCGAGCTCGCCGTGCGCGCCAGGACGGGCGAATGCACCGCGGAGGCGCTGAGCATCGTCCGGACGGTCGGCTCGGCCCCGCGCTGGGAGGTGACCGTCGCCCACACCGACGGGCGCCGCTGGCAGGTCGACGTGGCCCAGGGCGCGGCGCAGCCGGCCCGCCCGGAGAGCTGCGGAGCGTCGGTCCTCGGGTCTCCCGCGCGGATGGACGTGGTGGCGGTGCGCGAGGTGAGGATGGCTGCGGCACTGGCCGGCTGA
- a CDS encoding solute symporter family protein, whose protein sequence is MTEEHQTLALLLFSAFVAVTLGITTWVSRNRRGSAEEFYAGGRLFSPMENGFAIAGDYMSAASFLGVTGLIALFGYDGLLYVVGFLVAWLVVLFLVAELVRNCGRFTMADVVAARMRERPVRIAAGTSSVTVSVLYLVAQMVGAGSLVALLLGGTSDAARDWTVIGVGALMVIYVSLGGMRATTWIQIVKAVLLLGGTIVLTVLVLVRFHGDVDLLLLTAAERSGHGEAFLAPGLKYGGDWTARFDFISLALALVLGTAGLPHILSRFYTVPTARAARRSVVWAVGLIGGFYLMTIVLGFGAAAVLGPDAVRESSAAGNTAVPLLALDLGGGAGSTGGTVLFAIVAAVAFATILAVVAGITLASSASVAHDLYASLRRRGGKPRSEVAVARVAAVGVGVLAIALGLLARDLNVAFLVGLAFAVAASANLPVLLYSLFWRGFTTRGAVWAVYGGLVPAVVLVVLSPVVSGSPDSLFPGIDLQYFPLQNPGLVSIPLGFLAGWLGTVTSTEVPDEAKHAETEVRSLTGAGAA, encoded by the coding sequence GTGACGGAGGAACACCAGACGCTGGCGCTGCTGCTCTTCAGCGCGTTCGTCGCGGTCACGTTGGGGATCACCACGTGGGTCAGCCGCAACCGGCGCGGCTCGGCGGAGGAGTTCTACGCCGGCGGGCGGCTGTTCTCACCCATGGAGAATGGTTTTGCCATCGCGGGCGACTACATGTCGGCCGCCTCCTTCCTCGGAGTCACCGGGCTCATCGCCTTGTTCGGCTACGACGGGCTGCTGTATGTCGTCGGCTTTCTCGTGGCATGGCTGGTGGTGCTGTTCCTGGTCGCCGAACTGGTGCGCAACTGCGGCCGGTTCACGATGGCCGACGTCGTGGCGGCGCGGATGAGGGAGCGTCCGGTGCGCATCGCGGCGGGAACCTCCTCCGTCACCGTGTCCGTTCTGTATCTGGTGGCGCAGATGGTCGGCGCGGGCAGCCTGGTGGCGCTGCTGCTCGGGGGCACGAGCGACGCGGCGCGGGACTGGACCGTCATCGGTGTGGGCGCGCTCATGGTGATCTACGTGTCCCTGGGAGGGATGCGGGCGACCACATGGATCCAGATCGTCAAGGCCGTTCTGCTGCTCGGCGGCACCATCGTGCTGACGGTGCTCGTCCTGGTGCGTTTCCACGGTGACGTGGACCTCTTGCTGCTCACGGCGGCGGAGCGCAGCGGGCACGGCGAGGCGTTCCTGGCGCCGGGGCTGAAGTACGGCGGGGACTGGACGGCCCGCTTCGACTTCATCAGTCTGGCGCTGGCCCTGGTGCTGGGTACGGCGGGGCTGCCGCACATCCTGTCGCGCTTCTACACGGTGCCCACCGCGCGGGCCGCCCGCCGCTCGGTCGTCTGGGCCGTCGGGCTGATCGGCGGCTTCTACCTGATGACGATCGTGCTCGGGTTCGGCGCGGCCGCCGTCCTGGGGCCGGATGCGGTCAGGGAGTCGAGCGCGGCCGGGAACACGGCGGTTCCGCTGCTGGCGCTCGACCTCGGCGGTGGTGCGGGTTCCACCGGGGGGACGGTTCTCTTCGCGATCGTCGCCGCGGTCGCCTTCGCCACGATCCTCGCCGTGGTCGCCGGGATCACGCTCGCGTCCTCGGCGTCCGTGGCCCACGACCTGTACGCCTCCCTGCGGCGCCGCGGCGGGAAGCCGCGCAGCGAGGTGGCCGTGGCCCGTGTCGCGGCCGTCGGCGTCGGCGTGTTGGCGATCGCGCTCGGTCTGCTGGCGCGGGACCTCAACGTGGCGTTCCTGGTCGGCCTGGCCTTCGCCGTCGCCGCGTCCGCGAACCTGCCGGTACTGCTCTACTCCCTGTTCTGGCGCGGCTTCACCACACGGGGCGCCGTATGGGCCGTCTACGGCGGTCTGGTCCCGGCCGTGGTGCTCGTGGTGCTGTCCCCGGTGGTCTCGGGAAGCCCCGACTCACTCTTCCCGGGCATCGACCTCCAGTACTTCCCGCTGCAGAACCCGGGCCTGGTATCCATCCCCCTCGGCTTCCTCGCGGGCTGGCTGGGCACCGTCACCTCGACGGAGGTCCCCGACGAGGCCAAGCACGCGGAGACCGAGGTGCGTTCGCTGACGGGTGCCGGAGCGGCGTAG
- a CDS encoding sensor histidine kinase, whose protein sequence is MSPTPPARRLRLGLPRRVFSQVLLMQVAIAAGVAVLATGLFLAPLSNELDDQAMRRALAIAQTTAQQPELARDVRETPPSPNGPVQREAERIRKATKAEYVVVMDWRGVRWSHTDPEQIGGIVSTDPGQALAGKEVMEIDSGTLGRSARGKVPLRDSDGTVVGAVSVGIAYDSVRARLIHAIPGLLAYAGGALAVGALAAWLISRRVQRQTRDLAFSDIAALLSEREAMLHGIREGVVALDRTGRIRLVNDEAQRLLGIGETVVGRSPDEALGAGRTADVLAGRVTGTDLLTVRGQRVLVANRMPTDDGGAVATLRDRTELEQLGRELDSTRGLIDALRAQDHEHANRMHTLLGLLELEMYDDAVEFVGEVVGDHRATAEQVTERIEDPLLAALLVGKATVAAERGVALWVSDRTRLPDRLVDPQGLVTVVGNLVDNALDAVAGTQHARVEVELRAEGRTAILRVRDTGPGIPQEHRELIFTTGWSTKKPPAHRERGIGLSLVRRLAERQGGSATVGEAHGGGAEFTVVLPEALAEPGPQSAVLTVPSVPQTTEEKA, encoded by the coding sequence ATGAGCCCCACTCCCCCCGCACGCCGCCTGCGCCTCGGTCTGCCCCGGCGGGTGTTCTCGCAGGTGCTGCTGATGCAGGTGGCGATCGCCGCGGGAGTCGCTGTGCTCGCGACCGGGTTGTTCCTGGCGCCCCTCAGTAACGAGCTGGACGACCAGGCGATGCGCCGTGCGCTCGCGATCGCGCAGACGACCGCCCAGCAGCCGGAACTCGCACGGGACGTGAGGGAGACGCCGCCGTCGCCGAACGGTCCGGTGCAGCGGGAGGCGGAGCGGATCCGGAAGGCCACCAAGGCCGAGTACGTCGTGGTGATGGACTGGCGGGGCGTGCGCTGGTCGCACACGGACCCGGAACAGATCGGCGGCATCGTCTCCACCGACCCCGGCCAGGCCCTGGCCGGCAAGGAGGTCATGGAGATCGACAGCGGCACCCTGGGCCGCTCCGCCCGGGGCAAGGTACCGCTGCGCGACAGCGACGGCACCGTCGTCGGCGCGGTCTCCGTCGGCATCGCCTACGACAGCGTCCGGGCCCGCCTGATCCACGCGATCCCGGGGCTGCTCGCGTACGCCGGCGGCGCCCTGGCCGTGGGTGCGCTGGCCGCGTGGCTCATCTCCCGGCGGGTCCAGCGGCAGACCAGGGACCTGGCCTTCTCGGACATCGCGGCGCTGCTGTCCGAACGCGAGGCGATGCTGCACGGCATCCGCGAGGGCGTCGTCGCCCTGGACCGCACCGGTCGCATCCGTCTCGTGAACGACGAGGCACAGCGCCTGCTGGGCATCGGGGAGACGGTGGTGGGCCGCTCCCCCGACGAGGCGCTCGGCGCGGGCCGCACGGCCGATGTGCTGGCCGGACGCGTCACGGGGACGGATCTGCTCACCGTGCGCGGGCAGCGGGTGCTGGTCGCCAACCGCATGCCCACCGACGACGGCGGTGCCGTGGCCACCCTGCGCGACCGCACCGAGCTGGAGCAGCTGGGCCGCGAACTGGACTCCACCCGTGGTCTGATCGACGCCCTGCGCGCCCAGGACCACGAGCACGCCAACCGGATGCACACGCTTCTGGGGCTGCTCGAACTGGAGATGTACGACGACGCCGTCGAGTTCGTCGGCGAGGTGGTCGGTGATCACCGGGCCACCGCGGAACAGGTCACGGAGCGGATCGAGGACCCGCTTCTGGCCGCCCTGCTGGTCGGCAAGGCGACCGTCGCGGCCGAACGGGGCGTCGCCCTGTGGGTGTCGGACCGGACCCGGCTCCCCGACCGGCTGGTCGACCCGCAGGGGCTCGTCACCGTCGTCGGGAACCTGGTCGACAACGCCCTCGACGCCGTCGCCGGCACGCAGCACGCGCGCGTGGAAGTCGAACTGCGCGCGGAGGGGCGTACGGCGATCCTCAGGGTGCGTGACACGGGCCCCGGGATCCCGCAGGAACACCGCGAGTTGATCTTCACCACGGGATGGTCTACGAAGAAGCCGCCGGCTCACCGCGAGCGGGGTATCGGGCTGTCCCTGGTGCGCAGGCTCGCGGAGCGCCAGGGCGGCAGCGCGACCGTCGGTGAGGCGCACGGCGGGGGCGCGGAGTTCACCGTCGTCCTGCCCGAGGCGCTGGCCGAGCCGGGTCCGCAGTCGGCCGTCCTGACGGTGCCGTCAGTTCCGCAGACCACCGAGGAGAAGGCGTGA
- a CDS encoding response regulator, translated as MIEVLVVDDDMRVARVNAAYVEKVPGFHVAGVAHSAAEALHRLEALPRLDLVLLDHYLPDATGLAVVQEMRRRGDQTDVIMVTAARDVSTVQAAMRHGALQYLVKPFAFAGLRAKLDAYAELRRTLDGGGEAEQAEVDRIFGALSAPSESALPKGHSPTTAELVRQSLMNADGPLSAQEIAERTGVSRQTAQRYLKLLERTGRARLTLKYGDAGRPEHRYVWATRG; from the coding sequence ATGATCGAGGTCCTGGTCGTGGACGACGACATGAGGGTCGCGCGGGTCAACGCCGCCTACGTCGAGAAGGTGCCGGGCTTCCACGTCGCCGGCGTGGCCCACAGCGCCGCGGAAGCGCTGCATCGACTGGAGGCGCTGCCCCGGCTGGACCTGGTGCTCCTGGACCACTACCTGCCGGACGCGACAGGGCTGGCGGTCGTCCAGGAGATGCGGCGGCGTGGCGACCAGACCGACGTGATCATGGTCACGGCGGCCCGGGACGTCTCCACCGTGCAGGCCGCGATGCGGCACGGCGCGCTGCAGTACCTGGTCAAGCCGTTCGCCTTCGCCGGCCTGCGCGCCAAGCTGGATGCCTACGCCGAGTTGCGCCGCACCCTCGACGGCGGTGGAGAGGCCGAGCAGGCCGAGGTGGACCGCATTTTCGGGGCGCTCTCGGCACCGTCGGAAAGCGCCCTGCCCAAGGGACACTCCCCCACGACGGCCGAGCTGGTCCGCCAGTCCCTCATGAACGCGGACGGGCCCCTGTCCGCCCAGGAGATCGCCGAGCGGACCGGAGTGAGCCGCCAGACCGCCCAGCGCTATCTGAAGCTCCTGGAACGCACGGGACGGGCCAGACTCACCCTCAAGTACGGCGATGCGGGCCGCCCGGAACACCGTTACGTGTGGGCGACCCGCGGCTAG